One part of the Lytechinus pictus isolate F3 Inbred chromosome 3, Lp3.0, whole genome shotgun sequence genome encodes these proteins:
- the LOC135153462 gene encoding uncharacterized protein LOC135153462 gives MNSQQPSIRFTMEMECNERIAFLDTMVHRHTSGRLYITVYRKPTHTDQYIAYDSHHPKSVKRGVVKCLYDRASRIVTKPHFTATEKQHITSALISNGYLRSFVNRVTKKKSAPSEQPTQFKSAIVIPFVDGIAHLLRRRLEKHGIRVIFKSDSIRSQLVCPKDRPIPDRRDGVVYKIPCSTCDKVYIGETGRPVGERMKEHRRDVRLRSTDSSAVAEHAWDSDHPPNWDEVSCIANDKHWYTRRIKEAIQIRLHPSNINRDNGIEIPDEWLPTIRRHTASTVHSARRPHQRVPDTSVDADWPAASASHSARCTLQRAPSTSADPDWPAASANHSAAHARVEPDNSSRRYITRAQQRLCSLSDEV, from the coding sequence ATGAATTCGCAGCAGCCATCCATCCGTTTCACCATGGAGATGGAGTGCAACGAGCGCATTGCCTTTCTAGACACTATGGTGCACCGTCACACCAGCGGGCGATTGTACATCACCGTATACAGGAAGCCCACGCACACCGATCAGTACATTGCTTATGATTCGCATCACCCGAAGTCCGTTAAGCGCGGGGTAGTGAAGTGTCTTTATGACAGAGCTTCACGCATCGTTACAAAGCCCCATTTCACAGCTACAGAGAAGCAACACATCACCTCGGCTCTTATTTCTAACGGTTACCTGCGCTCCTTCGTTAACCGCGTCACTAAGAAGAAGAGCGCTCCATCCGAACAGCCTACGCAATTTAAATCCGCTATAGTAATCCCGTTTGTTGATGGTATCGCGCATCTTCTCCGCCGGCGCTTGGAGAAGCATGGCATCCGAGTTATATTCAAGTCCGACAGCATCCGCAGCCAGCTGGTCTGTCCGAAAGACCGCCCGATCCCCGACAGACGCGATGGGGTTGTTTATAAGATCCCATGCTCGACTTGCGACAAAGTCTACATCGGTGAGACTGGTAGACCTGTGGGGGAACGCATGAAGGAACATCGCCGTGATGTTCGGCTTAGGAGCACTGATAGCTCTGCTGTtgcagaacatgcttgggacTCCGATCATCCACCTAACTGGGATGAGGTCAGCTGCATTGCTAATGATAAGCATTGGTATACGCGGCGCATTAAGGAAGCGATTCAGATCCGTTTGCACCCGAGTAATATCAACAGGGACAACGGCATTGAGATCCCTGATGAATGGTTACCTACCATCCGACGGCATACTGCATCCACCGTTCACAGCGCGCGGCGCCCGCACCAGCGGGTGCCTGACACCAGCGTGGATGCTGATTGGCCGGCTGCATCGGCCAGTCACAGCGCGCGGTGCACGCTCCAGAGGGCGCCAAGCACCAGCGCGGACCCTGATTGGCCAGCGGCATCGGCCAATCACAGCGCGGCTCACGCCCGAGTGGAGCCAGACAATAGCTCCCGACGCTATATAACCCGTGCGCAGCAGCGTCTTTGCTCATTGTCTGACGAAGTCTAG